The DNA segment CACCACCTTTGCAAGTAACATCCAGAGCCTAAAAATGAAGGATAGTTTTGGTTAGTAAAATGGTGTCCCTTTAACCTGCTTGCGTCCTTGTTGAAGCTTTGATCTACCTTCTTGGGCTCAGTGTCTCTTCTTTCCTGATTGCACTCAAATGAAGGGCCTTGCGTGTCTTTTACCATGATCGAGGATTGCTGTTGCTGCTTCCCACTGCTTGCTGCACACAGAGTTGTCAGGTTCAGCATTAGCTGCAGTTCAGTCGCACTCTCAACAGGTCACTAGTTCCAAGTCTGCTGCTGAGGCTTGAGCTGAGAAGCTAGGCCAATTCTCCCCATACAGCATTGAGACAGTCTTGCTCTGTTGGTGCTTCCATCTTTCAGGTGAGGGGTCCTGGGTTGGGGGGACATAAAATGAAATACCCCGCAGAGCTATTTCAAACTGTAATGTGAGCTGTCTCCAGTTTTCTGACCAATAACTATCCATCAACTGACACCAGTTACAAGTGGGTAACAATTGGCTCTTGGTGGAATCTTGCTCTACACAGATTGGTGgtgcatttcctacattacaacagtcaCCAACACTTCAAAAATTTAGTTCATTTGGTGCAAAGCCAGTTTTGGGAGCTATTGAAAAACGCTGCAGAAGCACTTGCAGCTCTTAGCGACAGCTTCCGATATTTTTAGTCGAACAGTTTACAGTTACTATGTTGCACCTCTGCAGCAGATGGAACTTGATTCTGGTcttctggctcaaaggtaggacaCTACCAGTGCATCATGCGAGCTCCAGTCAGCAATACCTTTAAACTGTCATAGCCGAACCTCAGCGGGAAATTAGTCAACAGTTTGAATAAGGGGCTTATGACAGTTAATGAGATTTGCATCATTGCTTACTCTATTTTACCAGAAGACCATTCTGTAACCAAGTGGTTTCTAAGGGAACCAGCGGCTTTATGGCAGTTATTGATGAAAAAAATGTGTCTTAGCGAGTACTTTCCCTGTGGGGCTCTTGCACATTAAACTGATGGGTGGAATCAGAGCATCTGTTCTTTTAAAATATTAATGGTTAATTTATTTTTCATGAACAAATTAGTCTCAAGGCAATTCATGCAAATATCAGTCAAAAATAAAAAAAGATTGCTCTGTAAATGGTCCTAGCTGAAAGTGTGCGAATGAAACAAGTCAATTCCAGTTCTATagcacacaattcataaactctGAAGCCAGAGTTTGGGGATAGGATGGATCTAGGAGGGCAGGTAAATTCTCAGTTATAGCATTTGTTTAACCATGTTCAGCATAAACTAATTAAGGCCTCTTATCCAGAGAAAGACACCTACCCTTCTCCCTTAGATAGGGTCTCTCCAAGTCAGGTTCTCTCCAGGTCAGGTTCTACCTTTTTGCATTCTATATTACTTTGTGAGGAAGTCATTCTTATTGGAAATTAAATATTTGGAAGGATTGCGTAAGTAGAGAGCAATTGAGCTTGTTACTCACAAATCAATAAAGATAGTGAACAAAGTTAGTAAGACCATAACAAATGTCAACAAGTCACTGAGATTCATTTCTATATAGAATAGAAAATGATGTAGGAGCATCATGTAGGGAGGGCCAGGCAGCATTCAGATTTTCACTGACAGATGAAAAATAGCATTCATGCCACACACATGCCTGATGATAGCCATCTCCGGTAAGAGTTTACTAGGGAACCTCTTTTTAGGTTCAGAGGCATTGCGATCATTGAATTTCTCACCATCAACACCCCCTGACCTGCCAGCGATcataaactgaactggaccagtcatgtaaacactgtggctacaaaagcaagTTAGAGACTAGGagtcctgcagcaagtaaccagccacctgactccccagagactgtgcaccatccacaaggcacacgtcaggagtgtgatgaaatactctgccagactggatgagtgcagttccaatgaCACTCCAataacttggcaccatccaggataaagcagctcaCGTGATTGGTACTGCAACCACACCTTCACCATTCATTCCCTTCAACGCTGATGCTCAGTTGCAACAATGTGTAATATCTATGAGGTGCTTTGCAGTATCTCAACCAGCCATCAAAGTCACAACCAAGTGATAAGCAAGTATTCTTGATAAATAATGTGTTACAACTGGCAAATGGCTGGGAAGGAATATAACTGTCAGACGCATTGTAAGATCCCAAATCCAGATGATGGGGGGATCTGGTAGATATTATGAGATTATGGGAAGACCTAGGGCTGTCCATAAAGTTATCCCATCAATGTTTATTAGTTTACTGGATTGGAAAGTTAGAGTGTCATTAACCTTTCATCTGATTTGAGCTGTAATTAAGAGGGCAACTGGGCCCTCATGAAAGCCAGATTCAGGGTGGGCTCTGGCCTCTCCTGCAGTTGTGGTAATGGAGCTCTGAATAAAGGTCACTTGAACTGCTGAACATCAGAACTCAAGACTCCTCCAGGATATTTCTCTCTACAACATGACACGAGTGAATAATCCCAATCAATCTCTCACATTGAGGCTACAACAGGCCTAGATATGAGGTGAAGAAGCCCCTTAATGGTGGAGAGTTTTGGGAACCAGATATCTAAATTCACTTATTCCTCCCAATTCTTGCTCCACTCAGCTTATCATGTCCCTATTGCTCAGGTACAAGATTCTAAAATATTATTTTCTGGCATAAATTTCAACTCAAATGAATATTCAGCTACAAATTGTGATGTTTGCAATGACAGATGTGCATTGGAGTCAAGACTTTCATTCATAGAAAACACAATTGCTCAGTTAGGCCTCAGTGACAGCTTTCTCATCTCTGACCCGGAGGGTTGTGGATTTGAGTCTCACTCCCATTTGAGGCAGCGTTCCCGGTGAGGTCCTGAAGACAGCTGCTTTGCCAGGCATTACATCTTTTCGATCATATGCTAAACTGAGGGCCACTTTGCCCTTTCAGACCATATAGAAAGATCCCATAGCAATAATTTGAAATAGGGCAGCAAAACTAGTCCCAGTGCCCCGGCTAATATTTATCCCTGAACTACATCACTAATACAGATGATCTGCTAACTATTATATTGATATTTGTGGGCAAATATCTGTGTGCAAATTGGATGAAAGCCTGTCCAGGCAGTAATGTTTCAGAAGCAATTTCCATTTGAATGATATCTATAGATCTTTTCCCAGGCTAATTTAATCCTGAAACATAAATTTATCATTTGTGCTTAAAGATGTTCTGATTCTATCCTCCAGtttaattcaatataaatttGAAAATTTATGAACACATCATTTCATCAATAAATGCTATAAAATTACTGGGTTAATTGAATTATTCCCAGACAGGGAATAATTCTGTGCTTATCAGATGTGACTTGTCAGTGCTATAGGATTACATTACTCATGAAAATGTATCCTCCGTTCCTTTGATGAAATTTTAAATGTGTCCTTTCAAGAAAGCATTAATCAGTTTACTACAAGGGAAAGCAGCAAAATGAATGTCTATTCAGATATAGAATTCTGTAGCAGTACATCTGGAAGGATGGTGGAGACTGATTCAATTCTGGTTTTCAAAAGGAATTGTGTAATTATCTGAGATTTTGCTAAAAAAGGACAAATTTTgttaaagcttttcatcttgcactcatcaggacatctTGCAAGAATAACAGTTTTGAGGAGGGGAGAGCAGTgtttttaaaagagatgtgcgaggcaagtTTTTCATACAAAGGATGGTGAATGCCTGGGACATACTACCAGAGGAGGCAATGGAAGCAGAACACAATAGCAATATTCAAGAAGCACttagacaaatacatgaataggaaaggaatagagggatatgtgtCCTGTAAGTGAAGgtagttttagtatggaaggacaaagagcctgttcctgtcctgtattgttctttgttctttaagaaGTTAATGATTTACTAAGAAATacaaaagaggaacaacatttatttatttatttgttatCCCTTTACTTATACATTCTtgaaaattgtcctgatgagtgtaagACGAAAAGTTTCCATTAAAATCTgccttttttcagcaatactcaagttctgtcCAAAACATTATCTGAAGAGAAAATAATTGCAGGGCAAGTGGGCAACAGCAGAGATTTGAAAGGATAAATTTTCACTCGCTCTAAAATTATCAACTATGTATTTGAGCATATCACATCTTGGCACTTGGATAAAATAATTGAAAGTCTCAGAATTTGTATTGCTTTCTTCACGGCCTGAGGGAAACCCTAACACATATCATAGTTTTAATGCATGTGAGGGGGTGGAACCTTGGTGTAATTAATCAACTGCAAGATGGCACATCTGAAAAAGTGACGACGGTTCCCGAATCCTGGTATGGATAATGCCAACTTGGTTTATGTGCACACGTCTCTGGAGTAGTAACTTTAACCCAACAACTTCTCATTCAGTGGCTAACAGAGTGCTGGCAGTACCAGCAAGCTGACTATAACACAGAAAGGAAAGAACAAGGCTCCATCAAAAAGCATTTCAACTTTTTTTAATTGCATAGAAACAAAAAAAGCTCCACATTTTCATATCTTCTGATTTATATAATCTTGTAGAAAATTCTGCTTCTGTTTACCTTCGCCACCCTGGTTACCTATCCCCTCCAACACCCCAGGTTTTATTTTGCTGGTATGAAGCGGGGGGTGGGGTTCTAATATCATTGCTTTCGGTGAAATGGATTCTTTTGTAGCTGTAATTTGGAGACAGCAGTCTGGGTCTCATCTCGAGTCTATTTTCGAAGTCAGTTATGTTAACTGATCGCCTCAAGCCTTTCTCTCTAACTGACCGCGCACACTTATAGCCAGACCTGCAATAGCTGGAGTTCCACAGGTCTATGAGATTGAAGTCCCCATACTTGTGGACATCTGTTGAGATCTCAGCAGCGTATGGGTAGGCTACCATTTTGTGTGGGATGTAGCACAGGATCTCACCACTGGCTGAGTGCAAGTACTGAATCCGGTGCCTCTTGTAATGCCTGCTGGACCTCCTGTGCTTCAGTCGCTTCTTAGCTCTCGGTACCATCCGCTCCAGTGAGTAGTGTACCCTTCGGTGTGCCTTCCTATTGAACCGTAGGCTGAAGACGGCTCCCAGCATGCTTCCCAGCTTCCTCTTCAGTGCAGCTAGAAGGCGGAACAGCAAAAAGCCTTGTGGAGCACTTGACTCATATCCTGGGGAACATAGACAAAATTAGAAGGTTGTTATTGGCTGTGATTCACTTTGGCATCCAGTCTAGCAACTTGCGAATTTTAAAGGTCTTCTGAAATCCCTCCAAGGCCTTGGCCCACTCTACCTGTAATCTTCCAACCCTCTGTGATCCctctactcctccaattttggtctcttAGCCATCCCTAATCTTCATCACTCCGACATATTTTGTTGCCTAAATTCTAAACTATGGAATTCCCCTTTTACAGCTCTCATCCTCTCTAGGTATGAAGAGGCAGTTGTAATGCCACTGGACTAATAACCCAGAGCCCCAGGCCACTACTTCtgggacatggattcaaatcctaccattGCAGATCATGaagattgaattcaataaaattctgaaACAAAAAATAGTTTAAATGCGAATGTCGAATGTAACCCCTGTTgtaaaaaaaccatctggttcactaatggccattagggaaggaaatctgctatccttatctggtctggctacatgtgattccagacacacagcaatatgGCTAACTCTTCATTAAGGGtagacaataaatgttggtctatcCAATGACATCCATATCCTAAGAAATAATTTAAGGAAGGTTATCTCTTTCCTCTCTGGTCTTAATATACTTCTGACCACATTTTTAGTCATCTGCTGCCCTggagacatcaaatcatatattATTGGATCATTGAGCCATTCAGctctttgagcctgttccatcattcctACTTTCTACCCATATCCTATTTTTTTATGTGGCTCAGTGTGTTTGTTTAGTAATCCTTTCTTGCAGTGCGTTTTATGTAGTTGAATACTTTGACTGGTGAGTGCAAGAACCTGTTATGTTTCGTTTAGTTAAAAAGAAAGAGATGTATTTTTAACGTAGCTTTCACCACCTCAAGATGTCTCAGAGAGCTTAATAGTAAATGAATAGCAGTCACTGAAGTTGAAAATTCATCAGCcagtttgcacacagcaagatcccacaatggTAAATGACAGATTATTTTTCTTTTACTGTAATTTATTTTGAGACAAGTATTTACCCAGGAAACCTTGCCCCTCTTCAAaatagtgtgatggaatatttcacCTCCAGGCAGGAGGACAGGTAAAAAAATCACTTTAAAAACTGATCAAAAAGATGGCAGCTTTAACACTGAACCAGGGTGGATTGTGTGTTCAAACATGGGCTTGAACCCACAACATTGTGAGTGGGAACCAAATGCACTATCTACTGAGCTACGTCTGGCAAACAGAAGGACCTCCATACTAAATAGTTAGATTGGTATTCTCAACTCTTTCCAACCATCCATTCATCATCCAGGCTTGAAGCCCCTAGACAGTCAGGGAGAAGTTATTTTTATATAGTGCATACCTGCCTCTGAAACAGAAGTTACAGGTTTaaagtcccactccaggacttgatgGCTAAGGAAGATGTACCCAGCAAAATAAGTTGCTAATCTTTCCAATACACCAATGACAGGAGATCAGAGCAAGGAAGTTTCCTAGTCAGTCAGACTTTGTGCAGAGTGGGGCCCTGTCCAGCCTCTGGTGACAACTGAGTGACCTAGGATTGGATCCCGGTGTTATGGAGGGAATAGTCCCTTGAGCATGATGCTGGGAGAGGGAAGGAAAAGATGTGTTTGGCATTGGCATCAtggtggtggcagaaatggtgaagTATGTCCTTTGAATACCAATGGCATGAAAAGTAAAGACAAATTAAATCCTACACTGTATGCGTCTGCATGCGTTTATGCATGTTTGTAATGTGTGTTCATGCAGCTGAAATGTCTACATATTTGTAGGGTGTTTGTAGCATGTAAGTGCTATTgttttgtatgtctgtgtgtgcatgtgtctatgtgCATACACATGTGTGCACATGTATGTATATGTAATATACAGTGGTTGAATGTGAAGAATGATATCTAGAGCAAATTTGTCACCTCCCTTAAACCAAAGCTCATTACTTCTCAACAATCCTGTTCAATGTTCCATACTAAGTATTGCACAAACTACTTTTTTTGTGAGAGACAGTCATCAATGCATAACATCATGTAGCCTGTTACTCACACTTTAAACTGAAGACACTTACCCACTGATTGAGTCTTCCTGCAACTCTTTACAATTCTGCGAATACCATTGTAAATCTACACAAAGGACACAATTTAAATGTTACATTTCATTGGAGAACTTAAAATATCAAATCCTGTTAGATTAAAGGCATTGGAAATCTATCACTAGCTATAAAGGGAAAAGCTAGATTATGTTGAGACCCTTAAaaagatattttttaaaatgtgtcaTTTCACTGATACTGGTTAGTATTTCCATCACGTACAATTTTCTCATTAGCTTTATAACATTCAAAAATAATTCTGAGTttggtcatttttttttaacatttaccATTGTACTGTACTGCTGTCTTTTCCCACCTTGCTTCATCACAATCTATTATTCCTTTCTCTCTAATGTACATATCTTGTTTTCCCTTAACTGTTGGCTTCACCCTATCCCTGTGGCTTCAAAGTCCCTATTTTCTTCTGAATTCCTCATTGAAGCCTTTGGGAATTATCTTACATTAAGGACTTCTAGTTATGATTTTTCCCACAACAGGATACATtctctctgcattcactccatcagGAACTGTAAGCATTTCAAACACCTCGAGCCAGGTTATTTCTTTTCAAGAGGGAACAGAGAACCATTATGACAGTTCTTTCCTTATATATACATCCGCACATTTCTGGTATCACACTTATAAATCTCCCCTACACTGTTTCCAGTACCTCTATGTATCCATTTCTCCCATAGTATGGCGACTAGAACTTCACTTTACACTAAGTAAAAGACATTCcgtaagactataagacattgcAGCAGAAGTGGGCCAGTCAGCTCATTGAATCTGTTCCGCTATCCAAtgggatcattgctgatctgacaatcctcaattctactctcctgcctttccccataaccctccatttcccaactgagtaaaaatctgtctatctcagtcttaagtatACTTAATGACCTAGCTTCAAATGCCTCTATGGtacagaattccacagactcagaACACTGAGAGCAGAAAATCGTCCTGATCTGTGTCTTAAGTGTTGAACCATTTATTCTGGGGTTATGCCAACTGGTCTTAGACTGTCCTGcaagggaaacaacctttctgcttCTATCTTGTCAAGCCCTTGAAGACTCTTGTATGTTTTAATATGGTtactctcattcttctatattccaaacAGGACAGGCCCAATCAACTCGGCCTCTCTTGATAACAGAGACGCTCCATACCTGGTATCAGAGTCGAgagagaaaagcacagcaggtcaggcagcatccaaggagcagaggaATCTGCTGCCCggcctgctgttcttttccagtgctgcccggcctgctgtgcttttccagtaccacactcttgactctgatctccagcatctgcagtcctcactttctcatacctggtatcagccatgggaaccttctctggactgtgtACAATGCCAGTTCCTTAGATAAGGGCTCAAAACTGTTCACATTCTtctagctgtggtctgactaatggcttgtacagttttagcaaaacTACCTACTTTTATACACTGTTCCCGTTGTAATAAAGGgacattccacttaccttccctATTACTTGCTGAACTTGAATGCTAACTTTTCTGTGATTCATGATTCTCAAACTTttctgttctgtagctttctgtaGTCAACATTGGTTTTTAAATATGTCCCTTTAGAAATAAAACCTAAAGCTTGGCTTGTTTTTAATAACCTTGTTGTCTGTGGTACAGATTTTGACGACAGATGTACTTGTACTCAAAATCTTTCTTCCTCTACCACCTGGACTCAAACCTCTCAAGTAAGAAGTCACTTCCCTGTttctcctaccaaaatgtattcatttgtttgttattcgttcatgggatgtgggagtcaGTGGCTATGCCGGTGATTATCGTCCTTCCCTATTTCCCCAGATGCCACTTAAGACCCAACCACATTGCAgtcatctggagtcacatgtagtcagACCAGgcaagggtggcagatttccttctctaaaggacatcatGAACAAGTGTGGTCCTACCACAATCAATAGGGATTAGATGATGGGTTTCTGGCCAGCTTTTGTTTCCAGATTTTTTTTGACCGATTTCAATTTCATCATCTGCCTTGGTGGgtttcaaacccatgtccccgaATAACACCCAGGGTTCTGGGTTACTatgtcagtgacattaccactcaGCCACTACCTTCCCTCACGTTTACTTGATTGGTCTTCATTTGCTAATTATTTGCAAGACAATATATATCTTCCTGTCATTTCCCACAGTGCTCCTCAGTATTGATTATTCCTCAAATTTGATGTCATCGTGAAGTCTGAGTGATCGCAGGTGCCATATTCCCCTTGCATCCACAGCTAAAGAAGTGAGGCTGGAGGGAAACCTACTCAGGGGAAACAATTGTGTTCCCCTAGTAAGGTAATGGCCAACTGGATATTGAACTTTCTTGGCAATTGACAACAATGTTCAGTATGAATACGACAGCACTTCTCACTGAGGTCACCAAGGAATAAAATCAGGCCCTATTATATTTTCAGCCATCATAAGTCATGCCTGTCCTTATAAATATGTGGGTGGCTTGACTTTTATTGAATGTCACAATCAAGGTGACATGTTGCAAACATATAAAGGACAATCACTTTGAGTCAGAACTCCCAAAAAATGCAACACTGTGCAATTGTGTCTAATGTACAGTGACTGCACCCTGCACTTTGCTCCTCTCTCACCAATTCAGATAATGTTGAGGCTATGCATCAAGTATGCATTAAACGTTTCAAAATTATTATGATCCTAAACCAGATCTCCAATTTTACATTATGATCCTGGATAAAATTTGTTACACCTGGTTAGGGGCCAATAACCTTTAATCTTAAAGTGGACAAAATATTAGATTCAGTGGACTTACTAAAAGAAGACGTTAACCAAACATCAGTACTTTACCATGAAATATTGAAACAGTAAAACAATCAACAATAAATGTACAACTTATTTCTAATATCCAGAATTAACTTGGTCGTAAACATGGGTAATATACTCTGACCAAACACGCCGCAGCACACATCAAGTAGCAAATGCAATCAAACAGATCCCAAGGATTTTTCAGCCACTCCTATCAGATACTAACGCCACAGTAGGTAATTAAGTCTCATTAAACATCACAAGGAACTACAATTAATCACTTCTACTCACCTGGTCTTGAAACTCCCTCCGATGATCCACTCTGTCACAGACTGATTTTCACCAACTGCTCCTTTTCTGGTCAATCACATTCTTTTCCTAGGACTCCACTGTACATCAAAAACTGCACTCCAATGCTTTCTCATATGCACACCTCCCAGCTATCTTCAATATACTGGATCTTTCCCGGTTTTtttcccaccaccaggaaaacactGGTGTGGCCAATTGCACCGTAACAAGCAAAGCCTTTTAAACACAATGCTGACATCGAAAAAAAGTGAGGCAGTTCAGGAGAGGGGTGTGCACTAAATCAAACTGGAattggaaggggaaataaggcaCTCTATCCCCTGTGGTGTCCATCTCTTCTTTCCCTGTGATATTCCCTGGATTCTAACCCTTCTCATCTGCATCAAATAAACACGTCATGTGGTTTTTCAATCCCCACTCTCAGAGGTACTGAACTACTTGCAGCACCATGTTCATTGTGAGTCACAACTTCCAGGTTTTACCCTGAGCTTTGACTGCAACATCCAGCTGCCTAATAACTCACAGTACTTGGTCTGAGATCCAACAGCGCGGAGATATCATCTTGCATCTTAACTTTCTAACCCATCCACAAAACCCATGTGGTTCAGCTGGCTTTATTGTCGGACAGCTAAAAATCAGCACTTCTAAGTTCAAGTCTActttctgcctctttctcataCTCACTGACCTTAAGGTTcttggagaatccaaagggtttttacaaatatattaaggacaaaagggtaacttgggagagaatagggcccctcaaagatcagcaaggcggcctttgtgtggagccacagaaaatggggagatactaaatgaatattttgcatcagtatttactgtggaaaaggatatggaagatctagactgtagggaaatagatagtgacatcttgcaaaatgtccagattacagaggaagaagcgctggatgtcttgaaacggttaaaggtggataaatccccaggacctgatcaggtgttcccgagaactctgtgggaagctagagaagtgattgctgggcctcttgctgagatatttgtatcatcgatagtcacaaatgaggtgccagaagactggatgttggcaaacgtggtgccactgtttaagaagggcggtaaagacaaccagggaactatagaccggtgggcctgacctcagtggtgggcaagttgttggagggaatcctgagagacaggatgtacatgtatttccaaaggcaaggactgattagggatagtcaacatgattttgtgcatggaaaatcaggtctcacaaatttgattgagtattttgaagaagtaacaaagaagattgatgagggcagagcagtagatgtgatctgtacggacttcagtaaggcgttttacaaggttccccatgggagactgattagcaaggttaaatctcgtggaataaagggagaactagccatttggatacagaactggctcaaagatagaagacagagggtggtggtggagggttgtttttcagactggaggcctgtaaccagtggagtgccacaaggattggtgctgggtcctctactttttgtcatttacataaatgatttggatgcgagtataagaggtacagttagtaagtttgcagatgacaccaaaattggaggtgtagtggacagtgaagagggttacctcagattacaacaggatctggaccagatgggcaaatgggctgagaagtggcagatggagtttaattgagataaatgcgaggtgctgcattttgggaaagcaaatcttagcaggacttatacacttaatggtaaggtcctagggagttgttgctaaacaaagagaccttggagtgcaggtccataactctttgaaagtgaagttgcaggtagataggatagtgaagaaggcgtttgatatgctttcctttattggtcagagtattgagtacaggaattgggaggtcatgttgcggctgtacaggacattggttaggccactgttggaatattgcgtgtaattctggtctccttcctattggaaagatgttgtgaaacttgaaaaggttcagaaaagatttacaagaatgttgctagggttggaggatttgagctataggtttgtgctgaacaggctggggctgtattccctggagcgttggaggctgaggggtgaccttatagaggtttacaaaattatggataggataaatagacaaagtattttccatggactcggggagtccagaactagacagcataggtttagggtgagaggggaaagatataaaagaggcctaaggggaaacttttcaCGCAAaggttggtacatgtatggaatgagctgccagaggatgtggtggaggctggtacaattgcaacatttaagagacatttggatgggtatatgaataggaagggtttggagggatatgtgccgggtgttagcaggtgggactagattgggttgggatatctggtcggcatggacaggttggaccgaagggcctgtttccatgctgtacatctctatgactcttgaaCTAACATTCAATTCTCCTTCAGtgacttatcaaacaccttgcaaTAAGCCTTCTGCTATTGTTGCCATAAGTAATTCTTAGAACCGAGGGCCCTCTGAGTGTTACATTCTGGTACAACTGGATACATACAAATTGAATTGCACACAGAACCAATATTCAAAGATATCTTCATTTGattggatttgatttattattgtcacatacgcctacatacagtgaaaagttttgctttGCATGCAGAACAGGCAGATCATAAGGTGATGGAACAGAGCAAGGGata comes from the Chiloscyllium punctatum isolate Juve2018m chromosome 6, sChiPun1.3, whole genome shotgun sequence genome and includes:
- the LOC140478621 gene encoding uncharacterized protein, with the translated sequence MHFFTKVSEEELEPLPPTDWEGGYFCQHVGVFVLFYFSCVLIVLASYSSLLQIYNGIRRIVKSCRKTQSVGYESSAPQGFLLFRLLAALKRKLGSMLGAVFSLRFNRKAHRRVHYSLERMVPRAKKRLKHRRSSRHYKRHRIQYLHSASGEILCYIPHKMVAYPYAAEISTDVHKYGDFNLIDLWNSSYCRSGYKCARSVREKGLRRSVNITDFENRLEMRPRLLSPNYSYKRIHFTESNDIRTPPPASYQQNKTWGVGGDR